One part of the Chryseobacterium sp. 7 genome encodes these proteins:
- a CDS encoding aldo/keto reductase — MEKRKIKNTDLSIAPINFGGNVFGWTLDEKQSFDILDRFTEAGFNFIDTADTYSWWVNGKGGQSEEIIGKWMKSRSNRNDIVLATKVGSETKEHGYDISKKHILKSVDESLQRLQTDHIDLYYTHFDDNITPVEETLSAYDEIIKAGKVRYIAASNLSPERLKASFEAAEKNHLPKYVALQPHYNLMEREGFEQNYAPLAEQFDLSVFPYWSLAAGFLTGKYRDEADFAKSARGEGVRKYLNPKGLEVLKALDQVSAKHNTTQGTVSLAWLLSNPLITAPIVSATSASQLETVFNAPKLILDQEDIALLNNASN; from the coding sequence ATGGAAAAAAGAAAAATCAAAAACACCGATTTATCGATTGCGCCAATCAATTTCGGAGGAAATGTTTTTGGATGGACGCTGGACGAGAAACAGTCTTTTGATATACTGGACCGTTTTACAGAAGCGGGATTCAATTTTATAGATACTGCAGATACCTATTCATGGTGGGTAAATGGGAAAGGCGGACAATCTGAAGAGATTATCGGTAAGTGGATGAAAAGCAGATCTAACCGTAATGATATCGTTCTGGCAACCAAAGTAGGTTCAGAAACAAAAGAACATGGCTATGATATCAGCAAAAAGCATATCCTAAAATCTGTAGATGAGTCACTGCAAAGACTTCAGACGGATCATATTGATCTCTATTATACGCACTTTGATGATAATATTACTCCGGTGGAGGAAACCCTTTCGGCTTATGATGAAATCATTAAGGCTGGAAAAGTACGTTATATTGCGGCTTCCAACTTATCTCCGGAACGTTTGAAAGCTTCATTTGAAGCCGCCGAAAAGAATCATCTTCCTAAATACGTTGCTTTACAGCCTCATTATAATTTAATGGAAAGAGAGGGCTTTGAGCAAAATTATGCTCCTCTGGCAGAGCAGTTTGATTTAAGTGTATTTCCGTATTGGTCGCTGGCAGCAGGTTTCCTTACGGGTAAATACCGTGATGAAGCAGATTTTGCAAAAAGTGCGAGAGGTGAAGGGGTAAGAAAATATTTAAATCCAAAAGGACTTGAAGTATTAAAAGCGCTGGATCAGGTAAGTGCAAAACACAATACCACTCAGGGAACGGTTTCTCTGGCATGGCTGCTGTCCAATCCATTGATCACTGCGCCTATTGTAAGTGCTACCAGTGCATCACAGCTTGAAACGGTATTCAATGCACCAAAACTTATTTTGGATCAGGAAGATATTGCTCTGCTGAATAACGCGAGCAACTAA